In Streptomyces sp. P3, one DNA window encodes the following:
- a CDS encoding Tat pathway signal sequence domain protein: MRTRSRSLLALAGTVAALSLTAVTPASAAGAVLTTPAGDVAVGDVLNASLASGTNATLYSSATGTSGLSCAASGFTATVSDNPTAPGTATESLSAHTFGSCTTNVFGVLGVTSITVNALPYTSSVASDGTVTVTPASGSVIQTTVVLRTLLGSINCVYQAPSLSGTASNTDNSISFVNQQFTKSSGSSLCFANGFFTAKYAPVTDGGQAVTVN; this comes from the coding sequence ATGCGCACCCGCTCCCGCTCCCTCCTCGCCCTCGCCGGAACCGTCGCCGCGCTCTCCCTCACGGCCGTGACCCCGGCCTCCGCCGCGGGCGCGGTGCTGACGACGCCGGCCGGCGACGTGGCCGTCGGCGACGTCCTCAACGCCTCCCTGGCCAGCGGCACCAACGCCACCCTCTACTCCAGCGCGACCGGTACCAGCGGCCTGTCCTGCGCGGCGTCCGGGTTCACCGCGACCGTCAGCGACAACCCCACCGCGCCCGGCACCGCCACCGAGTCGCTCAGCGCGCACACGTTCGGCAGCTGCACCACCAACGTGTTCGGAGTGCTCGGCGTCACCAGCATCACGGTCAACGCGCTGCCCTACACCAGCAGCGTGGCATCCGACGGCACCGTCACCGTGACCCCGGCGTCCGGCTCCGTCATCCAGACCACGGTCGTGCTGCGCACCCTGCTCGGCAGCATCAACTGCGTCTACCAGGCGCCCAGCCTGTCCGGCACGGCGAGCAACACCGACAACAGCATCTCGTTCGTCAACCAGCAGTTCACCAAGTCGTCCGGTTCGTCGCTCTGTTTCGCCAACGGTTTCTTCACCGCGAAGTACGCCCCGGTGACCGACGGGGGCCAGGCCGTCACCGTCAACTGA
- a CDS encoding lytic polysaccharide monooxygenase — protein sequence MPRTTAHRTAALATAVAGPLLLGLWAAGPAQAHGAPTDPVSRVYACSPEGGADAGSAACRAALRANGTSFAAWDNLRVADVNGRDRQTVPDGRLCSGGLAAYRGLDLARADWPSTRLTPGGTLRMTYASTIAHEGTFKLYLTKPGYDPSKPLTWSDLPERPFAEVRNPALTNGAYRFTAKLPADRTGRQVLYTIWQNSSTPDTYYSCSDVVFPQTVTEGKARSTPTSRASATSAPRTASSSPSPTAIPDPAGPSASPVTGVSPAQAAAAPQSTPVAADTGGSGPSAPVLAGGAAVVLLLTGGAALTVRLRRR from the coding sequence ATGCCCCGCACGACCGCACACCGCACCGCGGCACTGGCCACCGCCGTCGCCGGGCCGCTCCTGCTGGGCCTGTGGGCCGCCGGACCGGCCCAGGCGCACGGCGCGCCGACCGACCCGGTCAGCCGGGTGTACGCCTGCTCGCCCGAGGGCGGCGCCGACGCCGGCTCTGCGGCCTGCCGGGCGGCGCTCAGGGCCAACGGCACGTCCTTCGCCGCCTGGGACAACCTGCGCGTGGCCGACGTGAACGGCCGTGACCGGCAGACCGTCCCCGACGGGCGGTTGTGCAGCGGCGGTCTGGCCGCCTACCGGGGGCTCGACCTGGCCCGCGCCGACTGGCCGTCCACGCGGCTGACGCCGGGGGGCACGCTGCGGATGACGTACGCCTCGACGATCGCCCACGAGGGCACCTTCAAGCTGTATCTGACCAAGCCGGGATACGACCCGTCGAAACCGCTCACCTGGTCCGATCTGCCCGAGCGTCCGTTCGCGGAGGTGCGGAACCCCGCGCTGACGAACGGCGCCTACCGTTTCACGGCGAAGCTGCCCGCCGACCGGACGGGACGTCAGGTGCTGTACACGATCTGGCAGAACAGCAGCACGCCCGACACGTACTACTCGTGTTCGGACGTGGTGTTCCCGCAAACGGTTACGGAAGGAAAGGCTCGGAGCACGCCGACGAGCAGGGCGTCCGCCACTTCGGCGCCGCGTACGGCGTCCTCGAGCCCGAGTCCGACGGCGATCCCGGACCCCGCCGGCCCGTCGGCGTCGCCGGTCACCGGGGTCTCGCCGGCGCAGGCCGCCGCGGCGCCGCAGAGCACGCCGGTGGCCGCGGACACGGGTGGCTCGGGGCCGTCCGCGCCCGTGCTGGCGGGCGGCGCCGCCGTGGTGCTGTTGCTCACCGGCGGCGCCGCCCTGACCGTGCGCCTGCGTCGGCGCTGA
- a CDS encoding S8 family serine peptidase, protein MRTTPALRRKLISVAAVSAALLTAASTASAVAVQETASAASGIPAAQTEAAPGAPAERLIVGYRSGVAEATSNPAAEADAAAKGKAAGEDVDFQRRLGTGAALVDLGEDLTKADVADVVARYQADPQVAYVVPDRLNKPQAVDPNDTEYAKQWDLFESTAGMNVPGAWGTSTGTGVTVAVIDTGYVAHSDLAANIVGGYDFVSDTAVSVDGDGRDSNPADPGDWYNADECGAGIPASTSSWHGTHVAGTIAAVANNGKGVAGIAYGAKISPLRVLGKCGGYDSDIIDAITWASGGTVSGVPANSNVAKVINMSLGGDGACSPATQSAITGAVNRGTTVVVAAGNESDNVANHNPGNCNNVISVAATNRSGAKASYSNYGSLVDISAPGGQTSTGTTNGILSTLNSGAKTPSSESYAYYQGTSMATPHIAGLVALMKSANPSLTPAQIETAIKNNARALPGACSGGCGAGLADAAKTVQAVSGSGGGSTGGTVFSNTSALSIPDNGSAVESSIAVTGRTGNAPSALQVGVDITHTYRGDLVIDLVAPDGTAYRLKAASSSDSADNVVATYTVNASGETANGTWKLRVQDTAAQDTGKLNSWKLTF, encoded by the coding sequence TTGCGCACCACACCTGCCTTGAGACGGAAGCTCATATCCGTCGCCGCGGTCTCCGCCGCCCTGCTCACCGCCGCCTCGACCGCCTCCGCCGTCGCTGTCCAGGAAACCGCTTCCGCGGCTTCCGGCATCCCCGCTGCGCAGACCGAGGCCGCTCCCGGCGCCCCCGCCGAGCGCCTCATCGTCGGCTACAGGTCCGGCGTCGCCGAAGCCACGTCGAACCCGGCCGCCGAGGCCGACGCCGCCGCCAAGGGCAAGGCGGCCGGCGAGGACGTCGACTTCCAGCGCCGCCTCGGCACCGGCGCCGCCCTGGTCGACCTGGGCGAGGACCTCACGAAGGCGGACGTCGCCGACGTCGTCGCCCGCTACCAGGCCGACCCGCAGGTCGCCTACGTGGTCCCGGACCGCCTGAACAAGCCCCAGGCCGTCGACCCGAACGACACCGAGTACGCCAAGCAGTGGGACCTCTTCGAGTCCACGGCCGGTATGAACGTGCCGGGCGCCTGGGGCACTTCGACCGGCACCGGCGTGACCGTCGCCGTCATCGACACCGGTTATGTCGCCCACTCCGACCTCGCCGCGAACATCGTCGGCGGCTACGACTTCGTCTCCGACACCGCCGTGTCCGTCGACGGCGACGGCCGCGACTCCAACCCGGCCGACCCGGGCGACTGGTACAACGCCGACGAGTGCGGCGCGGGCATCCCCGCCAGCACCTCCTCCTGGCACGGTACGCACGTGGCCGGCACCATCGCGGCCGTCGCGAACAACGGCAAGGGCGTCGCGGGCATCGCGTACGGCGCCAAGATCTCCCCGCTGCGGGTGCTCGGCAAGTGCGGCGGTTACGACTCCGACATCATCGACGCCATCACCTGGGCGTCCGGCGGAACCGTTTCCGGTGTTCCCGCCAACTCCAACGTCGCCAAGGTCATCAACATGAGCCTCGGCGGCGACGGAGCATGCTCCCCGGCGACCCAGAGCGCCATCACCGGGGCCGTGAACCGCGGCACCACCGTCGTCGTGGCCGCGGGCAACGAGAGCGACAACGTCGCGAACCACAACCCGGGCAACTGCAACAACGTCATCTCGGTCGCCGCGACCAACCGCAGCGGCGCGAAGGCGTCCTACTCCAACTACGGCTCCCTCGTGGACATCTCGGCGCCGGGCGGCCAGACCAGCACCGGCACCACGAACGGCATCCTCTCCACGCTGAACTCCGGCGCGAAGACGCCGTCGAGCGAGTCGTACGCCTACTACCAGGGCACCAGCATGGCCACCCCGCACATCGCGGGCCTGGTCGCGCTCATGAAGTCGGCGAACCCCTCGCTGACCCCGGCGCAGATCGAGACGGCCATCAAGAACAACGCCCGTGCCCTGCCCGGCGCCTGCTCCGGCGGCTGCGGCGCGGGTCTGGCCGACGCAGCCAAGACGGTGCAGGCGGTGAGCGGATCCGGCGGCGGTTCCACGGGTGGCACCGTCTTCTCCAACACCAGCGCGCTCTCGATACCGGACAACGGCTCCGCCGTCGAGTCCTCGATCGCGGTCACCGGCCGCACGGGCAACGCGCCGTCCGCCCTTCAGGTCGGCGTCGACATCACCCACACCTACCGCGGCGACCTGGTGATCGACCTCGTCGCGCCCGACGGCACGGCCTACCGGCTGAAGGCGGCCAGCTCCTCCGACTCCGCGGACAACGTGGTTGCCACCTACACGGTGAACGCGTCCGGCGAGACCGCCAACGGCACGTGGAAGCTGCGCGTGCAGGACACGGCCGCACAGGACACGGGCAAGCTCAACAGCTGGAAGCTGACCTTCTAG
- a CDS encoding ScbR family autoregulator-binding transcription factor: MARQLRAEQTRTTIITAAADLFDRHGYESTSLSDIVAHAHVTKGALYFHFAAKEDLAHAIMELQSKAARRIAGEIDDRGGTSLEALIRLTFGLTRLWVEGPIARAGLRLATGGVAVRPPLPHPFTELLDLISRRLVGAVRESDIHADVDLDAVAHSLVCFFVGTRVVGRSREPTGRLPRRMAEMWHVLIRGLVPVPRRPRYVSLAARLERETMAAV, encoded by the coding sequence ATGGCGAGGCAGTTACGCGCCGAACAGACCCGCACGACGATCATCACGGCTGCCGCCGACCTGTTCGACCGGCACGGCTACGAGTCGACCAGCCTGAGCGACATCGTCGCGCACGCCCATGTCACCAAGGGGGCCCTCTACTTCCACTTCGCGGCGAAGGAGGACCTGGCGCACGCCATCATGGAGCTGCAGTCCAAGGCCGCCCGCCGGATCGCCGGCGAGATCGACGACCGCGGCGGCACCTCCCTCGAAGCCCTGATCCGTCTGACGTTCGGCCTGACCCGGCTCTGGGTCGAAGGGCCGATCGCCCGGGCCGGTCTGCGCCTGGCCACCGGCGGAGTCGCGGTCCGGCCCCCGTTGCCGCACCCCTTCACGGAGTTGCTGGACCTGATCTCCCGACGCCTCGTCGGCGCGGTGCGGGAGTCCGACATCCACGCCGACGTCGACCTCGACGCCGTCGCCCACTCGCTGGTCTGCTTCTTCGTCGGCACCCGCGTCGTCGGCCGCTCCCGCGAACCCACCGGCCGGCTGCCCCGCCGGATGGCCGAGATGTGGCACGTCCTCATCCGGGGCCTGGTACCGGTACCGCGTCGCCCACGCTATGTGAGCCTCGCCGCCCGACTCGAGCGGGAGACCATGGCGGCCGTGTGA
- a CDS encoding damage-control phosphatase ARMT1 family protein, which produces MPHAAAPPVILGNEPGSFPHSVLAERHPAIIRQVREAFPYGPDLHRGLDALLAACADGVIDPLPADAHDRDRWRVWGLDTHTGHSWFDVPWLWSESYFYRRLLEAVGYFGPGPWQGIDPFRPFKLAELEAPETDEELAALDALEGRPVEERDRALLHGSLWGNRADLGFRLSDAGAEQRAAVPGLVADDAERLWRLLPRAGADSGAGSGSGTVCLVADNAGRELVPDLLLAAHLLAHRRCGRVALHVKPYPYYVSDATTADVVDAVRKLSGARGAAADHGRRLWQAMADGTLTVRAHPFSAAPLPYARMPDDLRAEFAAAKLTIVKGDLNYRRLVGDSRWAPTTPFADVTAYFPGPVAALRTLKSDVITGLDAGTEAALAAAEGQRWRTGGTHALIQVRE; this is translated from the coding sequence ATGCCCCACGCCGCCGCTCCGCCCGTGATCCTCGGCAATGAGCCGGGCTCGTTCCCCCACAGCGTCCTGGCGGAACGACACCCGGCGATCATCCGGCAGGTGCGGGAGGCCTTCCCCTACGGACCCGACCTCCACCGAGGCCTGGACGCGCTGCTGGCCGCCTGCGCCGACGGCGTGATCGACCCGCTGCCCGCCGACGCGCACGACCGCGACAGATGGCGCGTCTGGGGCCTCGACACGCACACGGGCCACTCCTGGTTCGACGTGCCGTGGCTGTGGTCGGAGAGCTACTTCTACCGCCGACTCCTCGAAGCGGTCGGCTACTTCGGTCCCGGGCCCTGGCAGGGCATCGACCCGTTCCGCCCGTTCAAGCTGGCCGAGCTCGAGGCGCCCGAAACCGACGAGGAACTGGCCGCGCTCGACGCCCTCGAGGGCCGCCCGGTCGAGGAACGGGACCGGGCCCTGCTGCACGGTTCCCTCTGGGGCAACCGGGCCGACCTCGGCTTCCGGCTCTCCGACGCCGGGGCCGAGCAACGGGCCGCCGTGCCGGGGCTCGTCGCCGACGACGCCGAGCGGCTCTGGCGGCTCCTGCCGCGGGCCGGGGCGGACAGCGGTGCCGGTTCCGGCTCCGGCACCGTGTGCCTCGTCGCCGACAACGCCGGACGCGAACTGGTGCCCGACCTGCTCCTGGCCGCGCACCTGCTCGCACACCGGCGGTGCGGGCGGGTCGCCCTGCACGTCAAGCCCTACCCGTACTACGTCTCGGACGCCACGACCGCGGACGTCGTCGACGCGGTGCGCAAACTGTCGGGAGCGCGGGGAGCGGCCGCCGACCACGGCCGCCGGCTGTGGCAGGCCATGGCGGACGGCACGCTCACGGTCCGCGCGCACCCGTTCTCCGCCGCCCCGCTGCCCTACGCGCGGATGCCGGACGACCTGCGGGCCGAGTTCGCCGCGGCAAAGCTGACGATCGTGAAGGGCGACCTCAACTACCGCCGGCTGGTGGGCGACAGCCGCTGGGCGCCCACCACCCCCTTCGCCGACGTCACCGCGTACTTCCCCGGCCCGGTCGCGGCGCTGCGCACGCTGAAGTCCGACGTGATCACCGGTCTCGATGCCGGTACGGAGGCCGCCCTGGCAGCGGCCGAGGGACAGCGCTGGCGCACCGGCGGCACGCACGCGCTCATCCAGGTACGGGAGTGA